The genomic window acacacacacctcctgtgTTTGTCCCTGTTAATACATCACTGACGTTTGAGATTCATCATTTTACAGCATGAAGACTGACTATGTTCATGAAAAGAGGCGAGTGTTACTCTGCTTCCACCATGAGCTCAGCCATGTGAAGTAACCAGAGCTGCTCTAATGCAGTAAACCAGTGAAGCCCTGCAGCGTTCACTAACCCCGCTTCATTCTTCTCTGACAAAGCACTGGGAAAAGAAGGgagccagagaggagagcgCGTTCATTTGTCCTTTATTAACTCATTATACAGGTCATTTCACACAATCATAGATTTAAGTGAAATTATCTTGTACCTGCCGAGACAGCAGGACGTGCACCACAGCTGATGGCACATTTATACTTAAAATACATACTGCAGAGCATTCAGACAGGACCCACACCCCTTCACTTGGTCCACATTATCATATGCTGCTTACATCCATCTACACTGAATACTCCATTGATGACAAATGGGGGGTATGAGCAGAGtttcacagacagagaaagttCAGACTAAGGCTGCAGCCAGTGACTACACTGAAATGATTCATTGACTGATTGCATTCTATGTCTCACAGTAACTTTATGGCTCTGTTTAGTTAGCAGCTGTACAACTTTGCTTGAGTTTGCTTTATGCATGTGCTAACAAACAGTTCAAACAgtatatacagcctagaagtgcagcagacagttgtccagcagagggagctgtgAGCACATCTTGGCCAGGATGCATACTACACAGCATGCAGATAATAACTTGTGGATGACTCTCAACAACACATTATCAGTCCAGCcacctgcagctttaaaaggATTCGACTTACAACAAACTAATGTAATAATGCAGAGAGGAACCTGTGGAGCTTTCAGTGCATCAGAACAGTTTTAGATCTGACCCTCAACATATTCCAGTCTCCTTACACTGCATGGTTTAGCTTAGCATCAGCTTTGACAAACTTGTGTTGGATAAACAGTGTGTTTCTAAATAATGGCCAGTCCATTAAAATCATCAGTCAATCTTCTTTGACTGCAATGAGAATTCCTTTATCTAACCTTTGTCATTTTCATAGAAtgagtgtttttggtttttttttttgtaaagctgcaacataaaatgtgaaacaagtGAAGAGGTCTGGATATTTTCTGAACGCTCTGTATTTGCAGCCATAGTCATATTCTTATGCTCTTTTATCAGACATCAACAGTAGtacaaaaaatacacagcatTAGAAATGGAAGCTCTGTTTCGTGTTGAGATCGATCTCAGTGTGACGTCATGAAAAGCCACAAAGCCACAGCCCTCACTGTAGTACAAACCCTATCATTAACTACTACTCCAGGACGGGCAAACAATGGCCACTAATGACACCATGTACAATGACTCCTGTACAAGAGTCACATTAATGAGCACTAAGtaagaaaagtcagaaaaagacatttgtagCAGTCACAGTTTATGAAGCAGGTGGACACAAAGACCACGCCAGAAAAGAGATATGGAGTGAGTAACATCAAGCAAAGCAAGTGTCAGCAGTTACAAGTTAGAAAAGGCAACAAGTCACTGGCAAGTTATTTGTGGCCAAAACAAATATTAGTCATCAACAATGCAGTGTCTCTACAGACGAGTAGTTTGTGGCGAGTTAGACTGGATCAGAAAAACTGagggttagttagttagatGGCTGAGGCTAGTCCAGATGTAaatagagagagtgtgagggggTAGAGGGAAGGAGACGAATGGCAACCATGAGAGCAATGGCACAGAGAgtttaaaatatacagcatttcctctttctctgcgTCTCAGGCGGCTCGAGGGCAGCTAGGATAGCTTCGTCAAATACATTCTTCAGCCCTCGCTACAAAGACAGGAGAAGGAAGAGAACAAGAGCATGGTTAGCACGGCAAACACGGAGAGTGAGAGacggcagaggaggagaggaacatGGCAGAACACGGACAGATGCTACAGAGATGAAGGGTGACGTGCAGTAGTGTGGATTTCACAGGcagcacaggaaacaggaaatgacactgGCATCTGAGCAGCAGTGGTGCcagggagaggggagggagggaggaaggaagtaGCAGAGTTGGGAGTTGTACAAATCTACACCGTGGCTCCATCATCACTATTGTTCTCATCCCAGTGAAGTCTAACTCATATTGTATGTGCTGCTGAGTTCACTCTACTCGCTCCATACCTTGACCTTTAAAGCTTCAGTGTACACAAGCGATCAAGCAGACCAACTCAAGAATACACAAAAccatgaacaataataataataatcaataatcaagtAATCAATAAAaccatataaaaaaacacattaacaagaacaaactataaaaaaaaagtacaatattcCATATTTGGCGTGACACCACTTCTTCCTTAACATTTGCCAACTACAgacatttcaagctatttcaaagagagaattctccaactgtgtaacaaatctTCTTCTCCCATACAGAAGAAATGAACAGCCCAtgacatgactcagctaaaatgatGCTACtgatttttctttacatttacagCCTGTGTATAGAGAAGCATACATTTGtatctgtccaatatctgaTGCAGTCATTTTGGTGATACCTGCATCACCAAATCCAAATTAACTTcaccaaaacatttcaaatgtcatCAAACATTTGATTTTCAGAAGTAAGATTTGCTGTTATTGGTTGATTTGTTGCTGTTGAAACGAGAGTCCCTCAGAAACACAGTTAGCTCTGTGGCTACATGCACACGACTCAGTTTCCATGTGAAACTGCACTAATTCGCTCTGAATACACCTGCCATCCACACTTTCCTGGCATATTAAAGCACTAAAAAAATGGGGAATCTGCTGGATCAATGTAGTCAATGCAGTCATTGATATAGTCTGGATGGGCgaacaacaaagaagaaaacatagaaaacacaaACCTAGCTATTTCTACAAACAGCTTTCTGAGCCTTATGACACAACTGATCAGTTTTAATTCATAAAACAACTTAAGTCAAAAGTAATATCCATCACTGACACTAAACctgcatgcaaaacaaaactcagtTTCACCACAGCATGCACAGACCAGGGGGAAATGCACAGGTTCCTCATTACCTCCACTTTCCTTGACTTTTTCAttgcattctgtgtgtgtgtgtgtatgtgactgtgaATCATGTGTATGCACACAGTACAGCATCTTGAGTATATTACCTGTGTGAGGGCTGAGCATTCCACATATTTCACAGCCTTGAGGTCTCTGGCCAGCTTCTCGGCCGTCTCTGGAGTGATGGGCTTCTGCTTGTTCTTTGCCAGCTTCTCTATAGTTGAGGGATCATCCCGCAAGTCAATCTGCGTCCCAACTAGGAGGAAGGGGGTCTTTGGACAGTGATGGGTGATCTCTGGAACCCACTGGAAACACAAACCAACAACGGGGCTACAATCAGCACACTGTATCACAAGTTTCATACAGCAGACTTCCCAGTAGTAGCACTTCAACAGTAGAAATATGGAGCACGAGCAGACAATGTTCCTAATGAGCTACTACTTGACTTCAAATGCAGACCACAAAGACTGACATATAGTCAATAACAGAACATGTGACTATTTTTGACCAAAGTGGAATTCAGACATTTTTCAGGACAATAATAATACGAATGTAACAGCAAAAGACTTCATTAAGATGGGCTTCACTTGCCTTCtctttaacattttcaaaggaGGAGGGGGACACGACGGAGAAACAGACGAGGAAGACGTCTGTCTGAGGATAACTCAGAGGTCGTAACCTGTCGTAGTCTTCCTGACCTGgagaaaccaaagaaaaacaggatcagatcacagcaacacaaccaaaacaataCTCCAATCTAAAGgccaattttttttatatcactcATATTCTGCATTCAAAATCTGTAAAAagagtaaatgtgtgtttattcacaAAGACACTGCAACTCTATTTATTGAGACTTAAATTGCACTTTaagaaacatttcacaacagAATAGTGCTAATCAGAAAATAATGAACTGGACAACCTGGGTGATGgttagaaaatgaaaagacataCCTGCTGTATCAAACAAGCCCAGAGTGTAGGGTTCACCTCCAATCATTACAGTAACAGCATAGTTATCAAACACctgcaacacagacaaaaaaactcaaGTCAATCATCATAAAGTAgtgaagaatgaatgaaaaatatttcATCACTGCTGTTAAAGGTCCGATGTCTCTTTGCCGGGTTCACACAGTCTTTTGGAAGTTACTACATCTGATTATTTGATTGCGGAGCATTAAACGCCCCATGTTCAAAGACCAATTCTTCATTAAATTTCTGAATTTTAATTGAATCATGGTGCACAGAGAGCTTCCCAATCCTGTGTTATGTAGAAGTGTTTTAAGCTGTTAAACTATTATCGATGACATCAGCTCACAGGGCGGGGCTAAGCTTTCACACACAACATTTCCTCATAAAACAGTATCAATGTTAAATTGTCCATTGAGCTAGAAACTGACTAACTGGAGTTTGATTAACAGCTACGCGTTTCTACACACTGGCAGTTATCATCTGTAATGTTGCAGTCAGGCGTACACTTACCGTAGGTACATATTCAGAGGGAAACTTGTTTGTGGTGTAAGAGATGAGCAGGCAGGTTTTACCCACAGCACCGTCACCAACTACAACACACTTGATGGTCTGCATAGCTGTGTTTGACAGTCTTTTCTATTCATTCAAGATCtgtaacagaaaaacaaatggagagaaaaaaactttttaattcaCAGCAGGCACTAATAAGTTGCAGACAACTCTCCCCATCAAATATCAAGACCTATAATCTACACAGAACACACATATAGCCTTTACATGAAGTCAAATAAcaagaaacacatttcattgtATCCTCTtggtaacattttaaacaagataTTATTACTGGTATCATTTGCAGCCTTGAATCTGTGGATAACCGTGGTCTTAGTTGCATCTTTACTATACCACATGGACATTGTTTTGTATGAGTAGGAGACATGGAGGGAGAAGAAAGCATAGAGCAGAGCATGGGGAGACAGAAGAGTCCATGACAAACTTGTCAGTAATcccttcaaaaagaaaagaaaagaaagcctGAACTGTATGGACACAGTGAGCTTCATGAGAAGAAAACCTCCTCTAGTCACCACCAGTTAAGAATTGTCccatgagtgagtgcttctgtcCCTTTATCCAAGAGAACTTTCATTTTCGATActtggcagttattcaaccatttaggaatgacagtactgagaagctgacgccACAAACGTGTGACGTGCTAGTGATTCTCGTCTGTG from Solea senegalensis isolate Sse05_10M linkage group LG4, IFAPA_SoseM_1, whole genome shotgun sequence includes these protein-coding regions:
- the cdc42 gene encoding cell division control protein 42 homolog isoform X2 — its product is MQTIKCVVVGDGAVGKTCLLISYTTNKFPSEYVPTVFDNYAVTVMIGGEPYTLGLFDTAGQEDYDRLRPLSYPQTDVFLVCFSVVSPSSFENVKEKWVPEITHHCPKTPFLLVGTQIDLRDDPSTIEKLAKNKQKPITPETAEKLARDLKAVKYVECSALTQRGLKNVFDEAILAALEPPETQRKRKCCIF
- the cdc42 gene encoding cell division control protein 42 homolog isoform X1, with the translated sequence MQTIKCVVVGDGAVGKTCLLISYTTNKFPSEYVPTVFDNYAVTVMIGGEPYTLGLFDTAGQEDYDRLRPLSYPQTDVFLVCFSVVSPSSFENVKEKWVPEITHHCPKTPFLLVGTQIDLRDDPSTIEKLAKNKQKPITPETAEKLARDLKAVKYVECSALTQKGLKNVFDEAILAALEPPEPKKKRKCVLL